The nucleotide sequence CATCTCACCAGGCGCTGGGAGGACACCGAgccagccacaacaagaagaaGAGCAATCCCGAAGAAGCAGCGGCGATCCCTAACGAGAAGGAAGGTTCCAACACGAAGCAAGGCGAGGACTTGATCCATGGAAACGGTGCAGTGATCAAAGCGGAGATGGCAGAACACCGATGCACGAACTGCAACCTGACGTTCCGAAGCGGGCAGGCACTCGGGGGCCACAAGAGACGGCACTTCAATGAGCTGCAGCATCGAGCTCCATCGTCTTCTCCACACTCATCTGAAATCGACAAGGGAGTAAAACGTGGGCTGTTTGACTTCGACCTCAACGAGGTGCCGGAGCTCTAACCACAAGTAGACCACACCCAGAATAGTAGATTTAGACTGCATCTCCAATCCTCGATTGCATTATTGGCTACTGGTTTTAACGACGAGATTTCAGCATCGTCGCCTTCAAAATACATGCACTTGTTTTCCAGTCACATACGATGCAGAAATTAAATATTGCACCATTTGCCTCGGTGCGATAAAGAGTATGGAGGTATGTAAAAGAAAAGCTACTTTTCGTAATATTcgtcaagaaaaataaattttaaatttagaaGAGTTAATCTTTTGATTAGTGAGAGTTTCACAAGTTTGAAATATTTTCAAGGATGGAATGATAAGATTTGCTGTTGGCTCTCTAAACCAAAGTAATATATATTATCGGTATACATAATAAAGTTTGAAGGTTCACTTAATACAAAATAGAGTTATTTGCATatctaaaatatttcaattaagcAAACAAGGATATAAAGAGGATCTCCTCGGCACAATCCTTGTTATCtttgaaagaagaagaggaggaaccaTTAATATGACATTAAAGCAACACCAGCACCAAAGAATGTATGAAATGTAGAGGAAAATTTTACTAACTCAAGCATTTTAATCTCAGTGTTTATTGGAAAGAACATAATCACTGAAGTCATCTGAATTTGGTAATCTAAAAAACTTGCTTATATTTTGTTATAAAATAAAGTTAATTTATAATCTTGGATCTTGTTTTAGGAAAAGATGCCATGAGAAGGtgcaaaaaaaggaaaatgaaagGTTGTATCGAATAAGGTCACTACTAACGCAAGTGCATGAACCTTTGAATAGGTACAATAATGCATCATCCAATCCCTATAAAGAGACAGAAATTTATTTGTGTCATTATTGAGAAGCATTGGTCTTTCTTTCCACCATTCCATCAGTCACTtcttctcattttctttttctttttttaatcagattggtattatgttgattttataaaaaatagaatatccaattataatttttttttcttttaaagtgAGCCAATATCCATCCCTATTGATAATAGGATGTCTCTACAATATTAATATCGAGGTATTCGTTGAAATAATCATATTAGTTAATGCATGCATTATTGTTTTATGAATGCATGATAGGATcgaaacccgaaacccgaaacccgaaaccctaaaccctaaaccctaaaccctaaaccccaaaaaccctaaacccgaaacccgaaacccgaaacccgGAACCCGGAACCCGGAACCCGGAACCCGGAACCCGGAACCCGGAACCCCGGAACCCCGGAACCCCGGAACCCCGGAACCCGGAACCCCGAAAACCCCGAAAACCCCGAAAACCCCGAAAACCCCGAAACCCCGGAACCCGGAACCCGGAACCCTGAAAAACCGAAAAAACCGAAAAAACCGAAAAAACCGAAAAACAcgaaacccgaaacccgaaaACCCGAAAACCCGAAACCCCGACACCCGAAACCCGAAAACCCGaaaacccgaaacccgaaacccgaaaccccGAAAACCCGAAACCCCGAAAACCCGAACCCCGAACCCCGAACCCCGAACcccgaaacccgaaacccgaaccctaaaccctaaaccctaaaccctaaaaccctaaaaccctaaaaccctaaaaccctaaacctaaaaccctaaaccctaaaccctaaaccctaaaccctaaaccctaaaccctaaaccctataccCTATACCCTATACCCTATACCCTATACCCTATACCCTATACCCTATACCCTATACCCTAAACCctataccctaaaccctaaaccctaaaccctaaaccctaaaccctaaaccctaaacccgaaaccctaaaccctaaaccctaaggcACATGTATACTTCCATATTCCCTTATAGTATGCCTCTCTAATTCATTTATATTAATAAATGTTTCAAATACCGGTAGTATCAACTGTCAACACATAGCAGCCAATATTTTACTAGTTCGATCAAGCATCTTGTGAGACCTGATAGCAGtcagaatttttaatatttttgtgaTACCGCCAATACATGTTGATTGATATATGTTCAGTATACTAAAATCACATCATTCCAGCAAAATCCGAAGCTGGTAGTGAGTTGAGATTTTAAACCTTGATATCAACATCttccaatcttaattgtgcataaaTCACAAGAGATACATGTGCCTTGGTAAGTTCAGGGAATGACATAGGTTAAAGAGAAACAGATTATGCTCAAGGCTTCTCCTATTGACTCCCACTATAAGATTGTaaagttaattaaaaaataatgcaacACAAGAATTGGAAATTTGAATGCAGAGAATTGTCTAAGTTCATTATGTATAATTAAAATCTTCCTCTCCACATACGAATCTGGATAACTGTCATTAGAGAAGGGAGGGGACGACAGAACAGGAGAGAGAGGAAGCGAGGAGATCACatgagagggaggagaggagaggagaagagaagagaagggaagagaggATAAAACAGGAGAGGCGAAGAGAGAAGAGCACAGGAGTGGGGAGGAGAGGAGTGAACAGGAAGAGACGAAAGAGGGGAGGAGACGGTAGCAGAAGGGACgaaagagagaagagaacagTACCGGCGAGAGGAGGCGACTTAGCCTTCGAAAACAGCAGCGGGAGGCCGCGGCTTGCGGCAGCGGCAGACAGGAGGTGATTCGGCTGACGATGTTGGCAGCGGCAGCATAAACAAAACCTAGGGCTCGCTCGTCAATCGTCCCTCGTCCCCCCGGCTACCCGTACACGCAGCAATCGCTTCCCtggctcctatatatatatatatatatatatatatatatatatatatatacacacatataaatatatatatatatatatatatatatatatatatatatatatatatatatatatatagagagagagagagagagagagagagagacatcgagTCGACTCTGTAAATTTGTGATAACATACAATCACCATCATCCCTGTGTTGTTGTTGCTTGCTCTCAACGAAACAGGTCTACAATATCTTGTTCCTCTCCGGTATGGATGCCATGAGAttttaaaccctaaaaccctaaaaccctaaaaccctaaaaccctaaaccctaaaccctaaaccctataccCTATACCCTATACCctataccctaaaccctaaaccctaaaccctaaaccctaaaccctaaaccctaaacccgaaaccctaaaccctaaaccctaaggcACATGTATACTTCCATATTCCCTTATAGTATGCCTCTCTAATTCATTTATATTAATAAATGTTTCAAATACCGGTAGTATCAACTGTCAACACATAGCAGCCAATATTTTACTAGTTCGATCAAGCATCTTGTGAGACCTGATAGCAGtcagaatttttaatatttttgtgaTACCGCCAATACATGTTGATTGATATATGTTCAGTATACTAAAATCACATCATTCCAGCAAAATCCGAAGCTGGTAGTGAGTTGAGATTTTAAACCTTGATATCAACATCttccaatcttaattgtgcataaaTCACAAGAGATACATGTGCCTTGGTAAGTTCAGGGAATGACATAGGTTAAAGAGAAACAGATTATGCTCAAGGCTTCTCCTATTGACTCCCACTGTAAGATTGTaaagttaattaaaaaataatgcaacACAAGAATTGGAAATTTGAATGCAGAGAATTGTCTAAGTTCATTATGTATAATTAAAACCTTCCTCTCCACATACGAATCTGGATAACTGTCATTAGAGAAGGGAGGGGACGACAGAACAGGAGAGAGAGGAAGCGAGGAGATCACatgagagggaggagaggagaggagaagagaagagaagggaagagaggATAAAACAGGAGAGGCGAAGAGAGAAGAGCACAGGAGTGGGGAGGAGAGGAGTGAACAGGAAGAGACGAAAGAGGGGAGGAGACGGTAGCAGAAGGGACgaaagagagaagagaacagTACCGGCGAGAGGAGGCGACTTAGCCTTCGAAAACAGCAGCGGGAGGCCGCGGCTTGCGGCAGCGGCAGACAGGAGGTTATTCGGCCGACGATGTTGGCAGCGGCAGCATAAACAAAACCTAGGGCTCGCTCGTCAATCGTCCCTCGTCCCCCCGGCTACCCGTACACGCAGCAATCGCTTCCCtggctcctatatatatatatatatatatatatatatatatatatatatatatatatatatatatatatatatatatatatatatatatatatatatatatatatatatatatatatatatatatatatatatatatatacacacacatatatatatatatatatatatatatatatatatatacacacatataaatatatatatatatatatatatatatatatatatatagagagagagagagagagagagacatcgagTCGACTCTGTAAATTTGTGATAACATACAATCACCATCATCCCTGTGTTGTTGTTGCTTGCTCTCAACGAAACAGGTCTACAATATCTTGTTCCTCTCCGGTATGGATGCCATGGATACGTGGTGTGGTCGGTTATTACCGACCGATATTCTCGCTGCCGATGATCCCTTTATCACCGGGTGATGCTCCTTCCCGTGTGCCTACACGCACAGTTACCCGAATCAAATCGAAAGATATCCGGACCGCAGAATCATGCGATCCAAACCAAGCGAGTTGACTCGATCTCGAAAACGTAAATCTAATGGACTCGGGTTGACTCGTGAGTCGATTCGGTACAATCGGTTGATCGTCCGAGTCGACCTCGAGTTTACAGAGTCGActcgatgtctctctctctctctctctctctctctctctctattatatatatatatatatatatgtatatatatatatatatacatatatatatatatacatatatatatatatacatacatatatatatatatacatatatatatatatatatatacatacatatatatatatatatatacatacatatatatatatatataggagccaGGGAAGCGGTTGCGGCGTGTACGGGTAACCGGGGGGACGAGGGACGATCGACGAGCGAGCCCTAGGTTTTGTTTATGCTGCCGCTGCCGACATCGCCGGCCGAATCACCTCCTGTCTGCCGCTGCCGCAAGCCGTGGCCGCCCGCTGCTGTTTTCGAAGGCTAAGTCGCCTCCTCTCGCCGGTActgttctcttctctctttcGTCCCTTCTGCTACCGTCTACTCCCCTCTTTCGTCTCTTCCTGTTCACTCCTCTCCTCCCCACTCCTGTGCTCTTCTCTCTTCGCCTCTCCTGATTTATcctctcttcccttctcttctcttctcctctcctctcctctcctctcctctcatgTGATCTCCTCGCTTCCTCTCTCTCCTGTTCTGTCGTCCCCTCCCTTCTCTAATGAAATTATCCAGATTCGTATGCATTTATTAAGTTAGCCTATGTTCAGGTTGCATTTATGTTCCTCAGTATGAACTCTATTATGATATTTTTGGTGTGCTATCTCTACTATCTACACGTTGCTAATTTCCAAAATCCTTTTCATGTACTCTTTTCATTGACGGTAGATAGTAGCAACGTGTAGATAGTAGAGATAGCACACCAAAAATATCATAATGGAGTTCATACTGAGGAACATAAATGCAACTTGAACATAGGCTAACTTAATAATGGGAACTCAACTTCAACAGAACAGAAAACATACCTAGTTAAGTATTTTATTGATCGAACATTAGAACCACCTCGTTTCTGCATTATAGAATTGTTCTTCATGACATGAACCTCCCAAGTGATCAGACAATTCATGAACAACTCAATGTTTTAATGTATAGGTCCTAGATGTTGAGGAATCCATTTCAACAGAAACAGAAAGACCTGTTTCTTCTTCTATGACAATCATGCAAGTAGCATGAGGCCCATTCTCCAATGACAAGCACAAGGTTTAACTACAGTTTTACGACCATAATCTAGACCTAGCACACAATAAATCTTTAACATAAATAATAACTAGAGATCAAATGTATCGGATACCCTTCCTGATTTGGACACCATGTAACACTGAAGGCTCAAGTTAAGTTGAACATCGATATGCTTGTAACAATGTTCTCAGATTACCCCTTAGCTATCTGCAAGTTCTGTCCTATTAATCTAATTGTACATTCTAAATATAAACTTAGATACATAACCTTAACATTGCTCTTAAATCTTCATGTTGTACTCCATTACAAGAATAATAAGAGGcttaatgaagaaatttttaggagAAACTAAAAAGTTTACATTATAATGGCACATATCATTATTATCCATCACAATTTATATATGAGAAGCTAAATGATTCGACTGCACATCATACTTGATGCAAATATTTGCTCTGGAAAAGTATGATAATTACAGTTTAAAATCATGATCCAATTCATATCCTCTTAAAGACAAAAATATGATCAATCATAAGATACGATCAAAACCAGAAATTTTCATGTGTTTCCTACCTCAACTTGTTATATCCCTAAGGAATTAGTCAAAATAATTCGCAACTCCTACTTACCAGTGGCTCCACTAGAATGAGACAAGTCGTAAAGAGCGCCCATGCTGGAAAGCTTTGTTGATGCCTGATATAGCATTTAGAAGCTAATAAGAACCCAAACTTATATAGAGAACAATCAAATAACTTACATCTCAAACATTGAAAGGCAACTTGCCTGTTCCTTTGACTCTGCAATATTGGATCGCACGTCAATATCACCAATTTGCACACATTCTCCATCTCCATAGGTCTTTAAAAGGATTGATTGTTCAACCTGAAATGGTTGTTGAACTGCATTTATTTCAGAGTGAGTAGCCCCTGTTTGGTTGCATCCAGAGCAGAGGGATGAGGCACAGAATGATTCCTCGACTCCAAGTTCTTTGTCATCATGTTGTGAATTAGCTTTTGGCCTAAAGCTATCAACAGGTCCTAATGACATGAAAATTTACACTTAAAGAGCAGGGTgtcaaaataaattaatcttaatattTAAAAGTTAATCCAAGTTATAACATAATCAGGATTACCAGTCGTCTTCAAGCGACCATTAGGAAAATCCAAGCTAAAGCACATATCTGCATCCTGTAGCAATAAGGTTTTACTAATAGCATTTATCCACCATGCAAGTGACAACTTAACAAAAGGTTCACCTTTACCTGATCTATGTTTCCTTGATTTTGCTGGAAATTCTCCACATATTTACCTTCAGATTCTACGGGTTCTGCAAGTGTGGACTTCAGTTGCCAAACAGATTCTTGCACGGAATGGTGGTCACAAGCCACACTATAGGAATTGGAAACACAAGGTTGGAGATAGGGGCGCTCCATCTCAAGGTTTGAATCAGCATCCGGAGCCACAGGCTCGAGAGGAGGAGCATACAGGGTAGCATAAGAAGTTTTGGGCGCTGCGGAGGTAACCTTAACAGGTTTTGCACGAGCTTTAGGTAGGAATTTGCCCAATTTTCGGTCTGCGAGGATCCACAGTAGCACTTCAGCATTgaaaataacaagaaaattttgagcACATAAAAAAGTTTGGACATAGCAATAACCTGGGGAAGAAGCTGGGTGATGAAAAATGTCATCGGAAGGATCTAATTCATCAAACATAGCTTCTGCATGAAGGTAGTCCCAAATCATACCATAAGGAATTCTTATAATATCATAAACTCTTGAACTGATTGGGATAAAATTTATATTCCACACAACAAATTATCAATCATAAAGCCACAACCAAATGTAAGATGAGTATATGCCAAGCCCTAACCCATTAAACAAAGATTGAGAAACCAAGAATATTGCTGTACTCATACAAAAATAAATGAATACTTTTTCTTTCGCGGGTGTAGGGGGTGAATAAATAGAAAGAAGAACGAAAAAAGAGACAAATAAAGAAACCTAAATTGGAGGTAAAACAGGACCATTGATTATATCTGGAAATAGATAAATAAGTTTATGTTATTGCCAATCAGCTCATGAGtagtatatattatatgtatacttCCATATTCCCTTATAGTATGCCTCTCTAATTCATTTATATTAATAAATGTTTCAAATACCGGTAGTATCAACTGTCAACACATAGCAGCCAATATTTTACTAGTTCGATCAAGCATCTTGTGAGACCTGATACCAGtcagaatttttaatatttttgtgaTACCGCCAATACATGTTGATTGATATATATTCAGTATACTAAAATCACATCATTCCAGCAAAATCCGAAGCTGGTAGTGAGTTGAGATTTTAAACTTTGATATCAACATCttccaatcttaattgtgcataaaTCATAAGAGATACATGTGCCTTGGTAAGTTCAGGGAATGACATAGGTTAAAGAGAAACGGATTATGCTCAAGGCTTCTCCTATTGACTCCCACTATAAGATTGTAAAGTTAATTAAAAAACAATGCAACACAAGAATTGGAAATTTGAATTCAGAGAATTGTCTAAGTTCATTATGTATAATTAAAACCTTCCTCTCCACATACGAATCTGGATAACTGTCATTAGAGAAGGGAGGGGACGACAGAACAGGAGAGAGAGGAAGCGAGGAGATCACatgagagggaggagaggagaggagaggataggagaagagaagggaagagaggATAAAACAGGAGAGGCGAAGAGAGAAGAGCACAGGAGTGGGGAGGAGAGGAGTGAACAGGAAGAGACGAAAGAGGGGAGGAGACGGTAGCAGAAGGAACgaaagagagaagagaacagTACCGGCGAGAGGAGGCGACTTAGCCTTCGAAAACAGCAACGGGAGGCCGCGACTTGCGACAGCGGCAGACAGGAGGTGATTCGGCCGGCGATGTTGGCAGCGACAGCATAAACAAAACCTAGGGCTCGCTCGTCGATCGTCCCTCGTCCCCCCGGTTACCTGTACACGCCGCAATCGCTTCCCTGGctcctatatatacatatatatatacacacatataaatacatatatatatatatatatatgtatgtatatatatatgtatgcatatatttataattatatatatatatatatatatataatatagagagagagagagagagagagacatcgagTCGACTCTGTAAATTAGTGATAACATACAATCACCATCATCCCTGTGTTGTTGTTGCTTGCTCTCAACGAAGCAGGTCTACAATATCTTGTTCCTCTCCGGTATGGATGCCATGGATACGTGTTGTGGTTGGTTATTACCGATCGATATTCTCGCTGCCGATGATCCCTTTATCACCGGGTGATGCTCCTTCCCGTGTGCCTACACGCACAGTTACCCGAATCAAATCGAAAGATATCCGGACCGCAGAATCATGCGATCCAGACCAAGCGAGTTTACTCGATCTCGAAAACGTAAATCTAATGGACTCGGGTTGACTCGTGAGTCGACTCGGTACAATCGGTTGATCGTCCGAGTCGACCTCGAGTTTACTGAGTCGActcgatgtctctctctctctctctctctctctatattatatatatatatatatatatatatatatatatatatatatatatatatatatatataggagccaGGGAAGTGGTTGCGGCGTGTACGGGTAACCGGGGGGACGAGGGACGATCGACGAGCGAGCCCTAGGTTTTGTTTATGCTGCCGCTGCCAACATCGCCGGCCGAATCACCTCCTGTCTGCCGTTGCCGCAAGCCGCGGCCTCCCGCTGCTGTTTTCGAAGGCTAAGTCGCCTCCTCTCGCCGGTATTGTTCTCTTCTCTCTTTCGTCCCTTTTGCTACCATCTCCTCCCCTCTTTCGTCTCTTCCTGTTCACTCCTCTCCTTCCCACTCCTGTGCTCTTCTCTCTTCGCCTCTCCTGTTATATcctctcttcccttctcttctcctctcctaTCCTCCCTCTCATGTGATCTCCTCGCTTCCTCTCTCTCCTGTTCTGTCGTCCCCTCCCTTCTCTAATGAAATTATCCAGATTCGTATGCATTTATTAAGTTAGCCTATGTTCAGGTTGCATTTATGTTCCTCAGCATGAACTCCATTATGATATTTTTGGTGTGCTATCTCTACTATCTACACGTTGCTAATTTCCAAAATCCTTTTCATGTACTCTTTTCATTGACTACATTTTCAATGAACCAACAAGTAAACtagattctagttttccaattttGAAGCTTAAAGGAGCCAGCATCATGTAACTATGTCTCCATATGTTGAATATTATATATGGAAGTCAACCTTCATTTTTAGGTTAGCTATTTCTGAATGTCGACAGGGTAGATGGAAAATAGTACAAGTAGAAGCCTGTTGGCagctattttgaatgaaaaaagatCAGGTCCCATAAAAAAATCACAAGATTTGTCTCATCTCCTGGATCAAAATAATATCCCATTCAAGGAAAAAATAGTTCAATTCAAAAAGTTATACGATGAAATGTCACATATAAGTATATGATCTAGTACACAATGCTTCAACAAGTTTAGAAATCCAGAAAAAAGAAATCTCTGACTGATCTTtgtacaaaagaaaaaagaatccatTAATGACAAAGACATATGCATGAGAAAGAtgtcatgaaaaataattttagcagcaAAAATTCACTTCATATCATTGACTTACCAGGATCAGACTCAATAGTACACCAAGACATCCTGAGAAATCTTTTATAACCTGCAAAGATTGCCACATTTAATTTTCAGTATAATCATGCAACCAGCACAAATTATACCCAAAAAGAAACACTCCAATATAACACAcagaaagttatttaaatataaCAAGATAAGATTAAAACTTTCCaagaaaacaaattaaaaaaaaaataaattcccaAATGATGACCAATCAGTGGTTGCTGGGTTAAAATGTAACTACCTTAGTATGATCTGAACATACCAAAATTGAGAAACTTTAGTAACATGTCCAAATGAGTTTAAACTAAATGTAACAATTCATAACAGCCACGCATATGTTCCCTAAAAAGGATCACTTAATAAGATCCATGCATCATAGTGCTTGCAATCTCTAAAAGAATATAAAGACAAGATAAAGTGGTGATAGAATACGATAGTACACTTTTCAGATGTGTAAATAATAACTTCAAGATGTACACTTTTCACAAGTTTAAACCAGTCAAATGGAAGATTCCCAATATGTCCATTGATTCTCAAAGGAGAACATAGCAGATCCAACTTATGCTAAATAAGCACAAAAAAGAAATGGGACATCAGAGCAAGACATGCCAAGGTTGGGTACAGACAAACAGTTCTCAATTCAATCATACTAGAAGAAAACACAGTAAAAATAAGTCCGAAAGAAGGCTCATATAGGTTGGTGGCACTCTGTTTTAGCATAAAAACATAATACACATCGATGGAGAACACATGTTCTGCTTCAACTTTACAGCAATGGATAACAAAAAAGAATGGTCCAATGCACAAGTTCTCGCCAATGGAAGTCTAGAGAGCGTCAATGAATGCACAAGCAAAGAGGTGGTTTCCATGACTCGTAGCAAACTAGCAACCTTACCATGACACCAATGGATGACAACTGATCAAAACTTGGGAAACATTAAAACATGGAAAAAGTAAAACATGTATCACAATAACTAATGTACAATTTAGAATATCAACATATCCTGATAAGCAAGATCCCAATGATATCTTTTCCCTATTTGGTGAGCAGAGAATGCATGTCACTTAGTACTGCAAAGACTCCATTTTCGGTTAGAATAGCAACAAGTATTGATATTCAACGATTTGATTTTCTCATTTAAGTATAAAATTTCCGGAAAGGAAAATTAAAAcatttttaaaataaagaaagGTAATCAAATACGAATAACCAGATGCAATTTCACATCCTCTGTGCAGATAGCTTTGCATGATGAAACTTCCAAGGAGATATGCCCTTTTTCTAATGAAAAGTTTCGACATTATAGATAATGGGGTACTTGCATAGGAGACTATATTTATTCTCGAAAGTATTTTTCTAGCGGACTGAGATGGACAATAAAGAAAAATCTCTCACAGCAACAATCCAGAGAGGGGGGAAAAACAAAAATGAATCTCCAAGTACATGACATGTATTATGCAAACAAGTACATTTTGATCGAGCTGCTTTTGTCACTGGTCCTATTTATGTTACAGCTGCCACATATACAttgtaaagaaaatattattttagactTAGGATACATAATGATTTAAGTCTTTAGTAAAGTAAAAATAACTTGAGAATCGTGAAAGAGAGAAGGcatgaataatatatatttatcatatcaGACAAAAAAGGTGATTCTACTTATTATGATATGACCAGTATATAGACCTTTCTTTATAATCTATTTTCGCATCAAGAAACTTCCTTAAATATCTTCAAGAAAGGAACAGAACACTTTTTACCTCCTTTTGGTCTAGGTTCCAAATCATAATTTACTTccctaatataataaatatttaactaAAATAAACTAAGATCAAAGTTGCACAGTAATGGAGGCACAAGTCGCTTTCATTCAACAAGACAGTGATTGTAAGAGACAATTACCTATTCATTCAGGGTTTGTATTTAAACATGTTCCAAACATACACTGTTATTGCTAAATTACCAAGTGAATAACAAAGGAGGCGGTAAGGAAGGGTGCCTGCTTAGCAAAGGTTATAACTAGACATATAAAGTAAAGCAAAATTGAAAATAATCTGCGAAAATGTAATATAACAAACCGATTAATCATCTCTCCCACGTAGCTTGTCCCATCTGGGATTAAAACAAAAACAATAgttcaaaaaaaaatcagaatacaTTGCCATGGATACGTGTTGTGGTCGGTTATTACCGACCGATATTCTCGCTGCCGATGATCCCTTTATCACCGGGTGATGCTCCTTCCCGTGTGCCTACACGCACAGTTACCCGAATCAAATCGAAAGATATCCGGACCGCAGAATCATGCGATCCAGACCAAGCGAGTTGACTCGATCTCGAATAATATTTAGTACAGATCATAGATATGTACAACCATTCTGACTTGAAAATCCATGAGCAAGTCCAGGTTTTTTGAAGCCTAAAAATAGAGGATCCTAAAACCACAAAGAGAGATGCTCAAACAACCAAGGAGAAAAACCAcaaagtatgtatatatatatatgtatgtatgtatgtatatatatatatgtttgtttatatatatatatatatatatatatatatatgtatatatatatatatatatatatatgtatatatatatatatatgtatatacatatatatatatatatatatatgtatatatatatatatatatatatatgtatgtatatatatatatatataatatagagagagagatagacATCGAGTAGATTCTGTAAATTCGAGGTCGACTCGGACGATCAACCGATTGTACCGAGTCGACTCACTAGTCAACCCGAGTCCATTAGATTTACGTTTTCGAG is from Musa acuminata AAA Group cultivar baxijiao chromosome BXJ1-6, Cavendish_Baxijiao_AAA, whole genome shotgun sequence and encodes:
- the LOC135675467 gene encoding uncharacterized protein LOC135675467 isoform X1, coding for MSWCTIESDPEAMFDELDPSDDIFHHPASSPDRKLGKFLPKARAKPVKVTSAAPKTSYATLYAPPLEPVAPDADSNLEMERPYLQPCVSNSYSVACDHHSVQESVWQLKSTLAEPVESEGKYVENFQQNQGNIDQDADMCFSLDFPNGRLKTTGPVDSFRPKANSQHDDKELGVEESFCASSLCSGCNQTGATHSEINAVQQPFQVEQSILLKTYGDGECVQIGDIDVRSNIAESKEQASTKLSSMGALYDLSHSSGATGK
- the LOC135675467 gene encoding uncharacterized protein LOC135675467 isoform X2, which encodes MFDELDPSDDIFHHPASSPDRKLGKFLPKARAKPVKVTSAAPKTSYATLYAPPLEPVAPDADSNLEMERPYLQPCVSNSYSVACDHHSVQESVWQLKSTLAEPVESEGKYVENFQQNQGNIDQDADMCFSLDFPNGRLKTTGPVDSFRPKANSQHDDKELGVEESFCASSLCSGCNQTGATHSEINAVQQPFQVEQSILLKTYGDGECVQIGDIDVRSNIAESKEQASTKLSSMGALYDLSHSSGATGK